In the Flavobacterium sp. 90 genome, CAGATTTTAGATATGTTAATAGACAATACGAGAGTTCCGTTTACTGACATTGCAAAAAAACTATTGATTTCTGCTGGAACAGTACATGTTAGAGTAAAAAAAATGGAAGACGCAGGAATAATAATGGGATCTTCATTGGCCTTAGATTACGATAAATTAGGGTACTCATTTATTGCTTATGTTGGTGTATTCCTTAATAATACGTCTCAAACTAAATTTGTATTAGAGCGCATCAATCAAATTCCTTTCGTTACAGTTGCGTCTGTAACTACTGGTAAATTCAATATTTTTTGCAAAATCAGAGCAAAAGATACTAAGCATGCAAAAGAAGTTATCTTTATGATTGACGATATTGAAGGCGTTTACAGAACAGAAACAATGATTTCATTAGAAGAAAGTATAAACGATAAGAAGCGTTTGATGCATACTATTTTTAAAAATATGTAATATTTTCTTGAATGCTATATTAAAATATAACCTCAAGTTTATTCTTGGGGTTTTTTTATGACTAATTAACCAACCAACTACAACACAATTATGTACACGTTACCCAAAATTGAGCGTTTTAATCAAGATGTTCTTTCTAAATACCACATTTATAATAGTGTTTTTATAACATTACCATTTGATTCTATAGATAATACAGGAGCTTTACTTCCTTTATTTACAGAAACTTGCGAAACGGGATTTAAAAAACAGGAAACTCCTAAAGAAATTTTTAATTATTTCTCTGACAGATACTTAAATAATGCATCAGAATCAGAGAAAATTGATTTAATGTTTCGATTTATTCAATATATCGAACGTCAAATTGTATTATTTGACGCGATCGAAGATGCTGCTTTTCCAGAAGTTAACAATATGGAAGGGCGTGGATCTTTGCGTGATATCAAAGAAAAATCAGATGCAAAAGAAAAAGACGATCAATTAATCGAATTTCTGGAAAATTTTAACGTTAGAACTGTTCTTACAGCGCATCCAACGCAGTTTTATCCTGGGCCCGTTTTAGGAATTATAAATGATTTGACCGATGCAATTCGTTTAAATGATTTATTAAAAATAAAACAATTATTAGCACAATTAGGTAAAACGCCTTTTATCCAAAACGAAAAACCAAATCCATATGATGAAGCGGTTAGTTTGATTTGGTATTTAGAAAATGTTTTTTATGCAACTTCAGGAGAAATTGTTCATTATTTGCAGAAAAATATTCTTGATGGAAATGCAATTCAAAATCAATTAATAAAACTTGGATTCTGGCCAGGAGGAGATCGCGATGGAAATCCTTTTGTAACTACAGATATTACTTTGAAAGTTGCAGACCGTTTAAGAACTTCAATCTTAAAGTGTTATTATATCGAAATGAGAAGTTTAAAACGTAAGTTAACTTTCTCAGGTGTAGATACTTTAGTGGCTGATCTTGAACATAAACTTTATCGTTCAGTATTTTATTCTAAAGGAGAAATTTACATCACTTTAGAGGAATTATTATCGCAATTAAACAAAATAAGAGAGATTATTATTGAGAAACATCAATCATTATATTTGGATGAATTGGAAGCTTTCTTAGTAAAAATTAATCTTTTTGGTTTTCACTTTGCAACTTTAGATATTCGTCAGAATAGTAAAATTCACAATATCGTTTTTAAAGATGTTGTAGATTATTATTTAAATTCCGGTTCAGATGTTTTCCCAAAGAATTATTTTGAATTATCTGAAAATGAAAAATTAGTAGTTTTATCGAATGTTAAAGGAGAATTAAATCCTGCAGACTTTGAAAATGAAATTACACAATCTACTTTAGAATCTGTTCAAGCAATTAAAACAATTCAGAATGCGAATGGTGAGTTTGGTGCAAATCGTTATATTATTAGTAATAACGAAAGCGCATTAAACGTAATGGAAACTTTTGCAATGATTCGTCTGAATAATTGGGAAAATCCTACGGTAGATATTATTCCACTTTTTGAATCAGTTGATGATTTGCAAAATGCGCATGAAATCATGGAGCAGTTATATACTAATTCGGAATATTCTAAACACTTGCAAGCTAGAGGGAATAAACAAACAATCATGTTAGGTTTCTCTGACGGAACCAAAGATGGCGGTTATTTAATGGCAAACTGGAGTATTTATCAAGCTAAAATTGCGCTTACCGAAATCTCAAGACAATACGGAATTAAAGCTATTTTCTTTGATGGACGTGGTGGACCTCCAGCTCGTGGTGGTGGAAAAACTCATAAATTCTACGCTTCTCTAGGTCCAAAAATTGAAAATAACGAAATTCAAATCACAGTTCAGGGGCAAACGATTAGTTCTAATTTCGGAACTTTAGATTCTTGTCGTTATAATATCGAAAATTTATTAACTGCCGGAGTTACGAATCAGGTTTTTAGTAAAGGAAAAAATGAGTTAAGTTCTGATGAAACTCAAATCCTGACACAATTGGCAGATTTAGGTTACGAGAAATATTTAAGTTTCAAGAATCATCCTAAGTTTATTCCGTATTTAGAGAAAATGAGTACGTTGAAATATTATTCTAAAACAAACATTGGAAGCCGTCCTTCAAAAAGAAGTAAATCAGAATCATTAGATTTTGCTGATTTGAGAGCAATTCCATTCGTAGGATCATGGAGTCAGTTGAAACAAAACGTACCAGGATTTTTTGGAGTTGGTACAGCTTTAAAATATTTTGAAGAAAATGGTCAATGGGATAAAGTACATGATTTATACCATAATTCATTATTCTTTAAAACGTTGCTTGAAAACAGTATGATGTCATTGGCAAAATCATTTTTACCATTAACAGCATATATGAGAAACGATCCTGAATTTGGTGAATTCTGGCAAATTATTTTTGATGAATTTCAAGAAACAAAACGCCTTTTATTGAAAATTGCAGGACATAAAACCTTGATGGAAAATTATCCTGATGGTATAGCATCAATTCAAGTAAGAGAGCGTATCGTATTGCCACTCTTGACAATACAACAATATGCTTTATTAAGAATCAATGAGTTGAACAAAGAAAATACTCCGAATGAGGATTTAGTTAAAGTGTACGAAAAAATCGTTACAAGATCTCTTTTCGGAAATACAAATGCTAGTAGAAACTCAGCGTAATAAAATTATAAGATAAAAAAAGTTGTAAAAATGAATGCAGATCAATTAATAGAAAACGAGTATTCAGGCGGATTTGCTACTTATATTAAAGAAGCGGGAAACGTAAATTTGTTTGAAGAATTAGAAATCTCTTTGCATGATTTTATAAAATTTGTTCAAAATATTCCAATGGACAAATTTGACTATCGTTATGCTGAAGGAAAATGGACAATTAAAGATATTATCCAACACATAATGGATTGCGAGCGAATTTTTGCTTACCGTGCTTTACGATTTTCAAGAAATGACAAAACTCCTTTGCCAAGTTTCGAAGAAGATGATTACGCAAATAGTACAGATGCCGGAAGCAGAAGTATTCAGAGTTTATTGACCGAGTTATCAGCTTTAAGACATTCTAATTTGTTATTTTTCAAAAGTTTATCTGAAGAACAACTAAAAAGAATCGGAACGGCTTCAGGAATTCAAATTTCTGTTCGCGCTTTAGGTTTTACTATTATCGGACATCAAAAACATCATCAAAAAGTTTTTGAAGAAAGATATTTGTAAATTTCGAATAAACATAAAAAAAAATCCTGTGAAGTAAATTTCACAGGATTTTTTGTTTTCAAAATCTTGTCATTTCGACCGAAGGGAGAAATCACACAAGAAACTCCGTTCCTAAAGTTGCTAATCTTTGTCGAATTACTAGTGTGATTTCTCCCTTCGGTCGAAATGACAAAAAAACGAGAAAATTATTTTTTCAATTCTAATTTTTTCAATCTGGAATTTATTGCACCTTCATTTCTTCCTAACAAAACCGCTATTTCTTCCACTTTCTTTCCTTGATAAAAATTATGAACAAGATTTGCATCTTCCTCTGAACTCCATTTTTTATAAGCTTCAGGATTTTCTAATCTTTTCTCATCCACTGAATAAGCTTTAATTTTTAGCTTTTCATCGTCATCTTTGTGTCTTTCAATAAAAGCTAATCCAAAACGAATTTTATCATAAGACATTTTTTCTTCAAAATGATCGTAATATGGTTTTAAAGCTGCTGGATATTCAAGTTCTACTTGAGCTTTATGCAATTGTTTAACTTCTGTATCTGTAACAAACTGGCTCAAATCTAAATCTTCGCCATCTATATACAGTTTGGCCAAATGCGAAACAATTGTTGATTGTCCCAAATTTCGTTTTTCCGCAATTTCTTCAATACTATTTCCTTCTTTAAAAAATGCTAAAGTTGTTTTATAGGTATTGCTTTCTTTTTTAACTTTTGCTTTTTCTGTTTTTACTTTTTGATAATAAGTAATCGCATCTATAAACTCCTGACCATATTTTTCCAGTTTCGCTTTACCAACACCATCAATAGCAAGAAATTCTTCGTCGCTCATTGGACGCAATGTTTCCATTTGCCTTAAAGCAGCATCACTAAAGATCACATAAGCCGGAACTTCTTCATCTTTGGAAATCTCATAACGCAATTTTCGAAGTATTTCAAAAAGTGAATTTTTAGCAGCTTTAGGTTTTGCTTCTTTGATTTCGTTTTTGTCAATTACTTTTTTAACAACCGTTGTTAGTTTTACTTTTTCTCCTTCGAATAAAACTTTCTTTGCAAAAGGAGTTAGCAAAATTTTATTGTGTTGGTGAAACGCAATTTCGCAATATCCAAGATTTATTAGCTGTATTAGATATTGATTCCAATCGTACCACGAAATGTCGGCGCCAATTCCGTACGTTTTTAAGTCTTGATAATTTTTTTCGTAGATATACGCGTTTCTCGAGCCGCGTAAAAAATCCACAATCACCGCCAAAGACTCTGATTCTTGTAAACGACTGATAGCTGACAATGCTTTTTGCGCGAGAATCGTACCATCGAAAAATTTTGGAGGATTTTTGCAAATATCGCAGTTTCCGCAATTCTCTTTAACCAATTCACCAAAGTAAGAAAGCAGAATTTTTCTACGACAGCTCAATGCATCTGCATATTGTTTCATTCTTTCTAATTTTGCCAACTGAACATCTGAGTTCAATCCTTCTGAAGCAAATTTTTGAAGTTGAATTACATCAGCATAACTTTCGAATAAAACCGTTTCGGCAGGTAAACCATCACGACCTGCACGACCAATTTCCTGATAATAACCTTCTATGTTTTTAGGTAAATTATAATGAATCACCCATCGAACATTGGATTTATCAATTCCCATTCCGAAAGCAATGGTTGCGCAAACTACTTGGCAATCATCATTAATAAATTCATCTTGAGTTTTTGCCCGAAGTTTATTTTCTAAACCAGCGTGATATGCTTTTGCTTTAACACCATTTTTTTGTAGTTTTTGGGCAAGTTCTTCTGTCGTTTTTCTGCTTAAGCAATAGATAATTCCAGATTCATTAGGTTTCTTTTCGACAAAATCAATGATTTGTTTTACACGATCTAATGCCGGACGAACTTCTAAACTTAAATTTTTTCGATCAAAAGAAGCTACAAAGGTCTTTGGGTTTCTTAATTTTAATTGTTTAGTAATATCTGTACGCGTTGCTTTATCAGCAGTTGCAGTCAAAGCCAGGACCGGAGTAGAAGGGAAGCGGCTTTTCAAATATCCTAAATTGGTATACGCCGGACGAAAATCATGCCCCCAGGATGAAATACAATGCGCTTCGTCAATCGCAATCAAGCTGATTGTCAATTCATTAAAAACGACATCTAAATAAGACAAACTCTCTGGCGCTATATAAACAAGTTTGAATTTATTAGATTTTAAGTTGTCAATATAAAATTGTTGTTCTTCACTTGATTGACTACTATTGATATAACAAGCATTGATTCCATTGGTTTTTAAACTATCAACCTGATCTTTCATCAAGGCGATTAATGGAGATATTACTATTGTAATTCCTGGTAAAACTAAAGCCGGTAATTGAAAACAAATTGATTTTCCTCCACCAGTTGGCATAATCGCTAAAGTATCCTGACCAGAAAGAATTGTATTTATAATTGTTTCCTGATTTGGTCTGAATTTTTCAAAACCAAAATTCTCTTTTAGCTTGGCGTGTAATATTTCTGAGTTCATTTGGCAGATATTTTCATCATTGTTTTGAGTGCTGTAAAAATATTAAATATACTAATTTTCCTATAAAATAAACATCTTACCACCATTTATTAATCACATAAAAAAAGGAACTCAATTTGAGTTCCTTTAATTTATTTTGAAAGACATAAATTAATCTTCATCGTCTTCATCATCTTCGTCAGCGATATCATCCGGATCTCTATCTTCATCATCATCGTCTCCACCATCAGTATCAGGTTTATCTTGTGTATCGTCGTCATCGTCGTCGTCATCGCTATCATCATCAAGATCAAGACCTTTTACTGGTTCGATTGTGTCAACATCAAGATCGATGTCGTCATCTTCATCGTAGTTTTCAATTCTGTCAGCAAGTTTAGTACTAATTTTTACTAAATAAATAGTGTCTTCAGTACGAACTTCAACAGCTTCGATCAATTCGTTTTTAGCATTTCTAAAACGGATTACATCCGAATCATCATAACCATCAGGAAATTTCTCTACTAAAAGGTTCAAAATTTCGTTGGTAAGTTTAGCGTAGTCTACTATAACTCTTTTCATAAATATCCTATAAATCTAATAAATAAGCAAAAATTAACGGTGCAACAATTGTAGCATCCGACTCAATAATAAATTTAGGGGTTTTAATATCTAATTTACCCCAAGTGATTTTCTCGTTTGGAACAGCTCCTGAATAAGAACCGTAACTTGTTGTTGAATCTGAAATCTGACAGAAATAACTCCAAAACGGGATATCATGCATTTCCATATCCTGATACAACATTGGCACAACACAAATAGGAAAATCTCCTGCAATACCACCACCAATTTGGAAAAATCCAATTCCGTTAGTACTATTTTTTGGATACCAATCTGCAAGGAATGTCATATATTCAATTCCTGACTTCATGGTAGAAGCTTTTAATTCTCCTTTTATTACGTATGAAGCAAAGATATTTCCCATTGTACTATCTTCCCATCCCGGAACAATAATAGGTAAATTTTTCTCTGCTGCAGCATACATCCAGCTATCTTTTAGATCTATTTCGTAATATTCTTCTAAAACGCCTGATAATAGCATTTTATACATGAATTCATGTGGGAAATAACGTTCACCTTTATCATCTGCATCTTTCCAGATTTTATAAATGTGTTTTTGTAAACGACGGAAAGCTTCATGCTCAGGAATACAAGTGTCAGTAACACGGTTTAATCCTCTTTCAAGTAAAGCCCACTCGTCTTCTGGCGTCAAATCACGATAGTTAGGTACTCTTTCGTAGTGAGAGTGCGCCACTAAATTCATGATGTCTTCTTCTAGATTGGCTCCAGTACATGAAATAATCTGAACTTTGTCTTGTCTGATAATTTCGGCAAAAATTTTACCAATTTCTGCTGTACTCATAGCGCCAGCCATACTTACCATCATTTTTGCACCATTTGCCAATTGTTGTTCGTATGCTTTTGCAGCATCAACAAGAGAAGCAGAGTTAAAGTGTAAATAATGTTTTTCAATAAACTGACTGATTGGTCCTTTCATTTGTTTTGTTTTTTGTTTTTCTTTTTTTGAATTAAAAGTTTTACCTTTTACATGATACTGCAAATTAATAATTTTAATTTTATTAACATTTAATTTGCAAGTTTTTTTTTATGCTTTTTTTGTATAACCTAAAATCTTCAATACATCGTCAGAAGTTTGTTGTTCTGAGAAAACTTCAGTCGCTAAAATGCCGTTTTCATCACGATCTATTAAAATGTGTTTAGGTTGCGGAATCAAACAGTGGTGTAAACCGCCATATCCTCCAATAGTTTCCTGATACGCACCAGTATTAAAGAAACCAATATATAATGGCTTTTCCTTGCTGTATTTAGGCAAATAAATAGCGTTCATATTTTGTTCTGAATTGTAATAATCGTCACTATCACAAGTCAATCCTCCTAATAAAACCCGCTCATAAGTATCATTCCAACGGTTAACCGCCAACATGATAAAACGTTTATTTATAGCCCAAGTATCCGGCAAAGTGGTAATGAATGATGAATCAATCATGTTCCATTTTTCTCTATCATTTTGTTGTTTTTGATACAAAATCTGATAGATTGCGCCACCGCTTTCACCTACTGTAAATGATCCAAATTCTGTAAAGATGTTTGGAACATCAACTTCAGCTTCATCACATGCAATTTTAATCTGATTGATGATTTCATCAATCATATATTGATAATCATATTCAAAAGCCAATGAGTTTTTGATCGGGAAACCACCTCCAATGTTCAAACCATCAAGAGTAGGGCATTCCTTTTTAAGTGCAATGTATACTTTAATACATTTTACTAACTCATTCCAGTAATATGATGTATCGTTTATTCCAGTATTAATGAAAAAGTGAAGCATTTTAAGCTCTAATTTATCATTTTCCTGAATTTGTTTTTTATAGAACGAAACGATGTTTTTATATCCAATTCCTAATCTTGAAGTATAAAACTCAAATTTAGGCTCTTCTTCAGCTGCAATACGAATTCCAATTTTGAATTTTCCTTTAATTTCAGCCTGAAGCAAATCTAATTCTTCATAATTATCAATAATTGGAATAGTATTTTTATGTCCACTATTGATTAATCGTGCAATATTACTAATGTATTCATCTCTTTTAAAGCCATTACAAATTACATAAGTACTTTTATTGATTTTACCATTTTCAAGCAAATTCTCTACAATATTAACGTCAAATGCCGAAGACGTTTCTATGTGAATGTTATTCTTGAAAGCTTCATTCATAATGTATTCAAAATGAGAGCTTTTTGTACAATAACAATAGTAGTATTTTGCATCGTATTTATTCTTTTCCATTGATTTTCTGAACCAGGCTTTTGCCTTATTGATATTTTCAGAAATCTGTGGTAAGTATGTAAATTTTAATGGTGTACCGTATTGTTCAACCAATTTCATCAAATCGATGTTGTGAAATTGTAAGTTGTCTTTATTTAATTTGAATTCCGTTTGAGGGAAATAGTAAGTTTGATTAATTAGATCAGAATATTTTGTATTCATTTATTTTTAAATATTATAGATTGTGATTTTTAATTTAGGAAACTGTGCTAAATCTAAAATTCAAACCCTAATATTTGCAAATACTATTTGCAGTTTTTCATGTTCTGCTTTCGAGCAAAGAAACACATCAAAACAAAACGGACTTTTACTATTATAAAAACGATTCAACATCCTTAGTAAGGAACTATTGAGCCGGTTTCTATAAGAGCTAAATTGTTGTTGTTTCTTGTTTGTTTTCATCGTGGCAAATGTAAAAAATAATATATACCCAAAGCAAAGCTTTTTATTAAAAAAAGTTTAAGATTTATAATCCTGAAACGCGTCTAGAATCAATTTATTTTCAACGGATTGATTAATTTTTATTTTTCCGATTCCTTCAATTAATGCAAATTGAATTAAACCGTACTCATTTTTTTTGTCGTGAATCAGCAGTTCAAGAATCGGATCGATATCATTTTCTTCGATGATTACATCGTCATAAATACCTTTTATAGCCGTTTTTATTTCAGCATATTCTTCTGCTGTAATTAAACCTTTATGTAAAGAGATATAACTTTCTAATATCATTCCGATTGCAATAGCTTCACCATGCAATAATGTTGTTTTTGTTTCGCTTTCCAGAAAGTAACCTTCGATTGCGTGACCTAAAGTATGACCGAAATTCAAAGCTTTACGGATATTTTTCTCCGTTGGGTCCTGAATTACGATTTCGTTTTTAATTTCGACAGAACGATAAATTAATTCGTCGAAATCAGCAAAATCAATGGCTTGCAAATCCAAAAACTGTTTCCAGTAGACTGCATCATATATAAGTCCGTGTTTTAGCATTTCTGCAAGACCGGAACGCATTTCGCTTTGCGGCAAAGTCTGAAGATAATCTGTATCAATTAATACCATTTGAGGTACATTAATAACACCAATCTGGTTTTTAAGATTTCCTAAGTCAACACCTGTTTTTCCACCAACAGAAGCATCAACCATAGATAATAAGGTAGTTGGGATATTTATAAAGTCAACACCACGCTTAAAAGTAGAGGCCACAAAACCGCCTAAATCTGTCACAACACCACCGCCAAGATTAATTACAAGCGATTTTCTGTCGGCACCAAGTTCAGTTAATACTTTCCAGATTTCAATACAGGTTTCGATATTTTTATTGATTTCACCAGATTCAAATTCAATAATTTCAATAGTTAAATCAGTTTCAAGTAAAGGTAAAAGTTTTGGCAGGCAATATTCATTTGTCTCATTATCAACTATAATAAACAAATTAGAGTATTTAGTTTCCTTTAAATGATTATTTAAGGCTTCGTAAGCATTTTGGTTAAAATGTACTAGATAATTATTGGCTTGAATAGATTGCATATATGTGTAGTTATATTGAAACCACAAAATAAGGCTTTTTTAAGGAAATAATATTCAATCTTTTGTTCTAATTTGTTTTAAAAAGCGCTTAAATAAAATGAAATTAAATAAGTAAATTATATTTGAATTGACTTTTATCAAGTAAACGAATAAATTCCAGAACAATTGATGCATTCTGCTTCATAAAAAATTAGGTTTTATTTGCAATACAAATCCAATAATGCTGCATTTTGAAATTTCTTAACCTTTGCCAAACTAAAATATCTACATGCGTTTTCTTTATCGTTAACCTTTATATAAGACATACCCAGATAGAATTCTGCCTTTCCATTCACTAATCCAGGATATTTTAATGCCTCCAAGAAATAAATTATTGCTTGTTTATTTTGCCCGGTATTAAAATAATAAAGACCAATATTTTGTAATGCATTGATGTTTTTTGAATCTATTTTCAAAGCTTTAGAATAAGCCTCAAAAGCTTTGTCTAATTTTGATTGAGACTCAAATATTTGTCCTTCAGTAATATACTCGTTTATTAGAAAATCTTTTTTTTGTCTTAAAAGCGTAGAGTCATTAGGAAGCATTTTTAATCCCTGATCTATAAATTTAATTAGTCTTTTTTGATCTACGCCGGCGTTCTGTAATCCAATCGCAGTTATACTCCAGGCTTCTGACATTTTTCTATATTGCGAAAAAAGCTTATGTTCTTTAAGAATTTCAAGAGTATCTTTTTTTGCAGCCGCCAGATTAGTTGAATATTTAAAAAAGAATAGATTTCTTGGTCGCAAATAAAAAGCTTCTTTCATATAAACATATGCACTGTCTGTATTTCCTTTTTCTGTAGATATTAATGACTTATAGAAATTAATCCTACCTGAGTATGGGCTAATTTTATTCGCCTTGGCAAAATTGTATAAAGCTTTATCGTAATTTTTTTCACGAGTATAGTAGATTGCTGCATATTCATAAAATGATTCTGAGCTAAGGAAAACATTTGGATACATTGGCATTCTCTTAATAACTTCATCTCCGATTAAGGTTCCTTTTATTTTTGTATTTATATCATCCCTAATAATTTCGGCTTCAAGACATGACGCTTTGTAAATTATCATTGTAGAATAACTGGTAATGCAGCTTATGCCAATTAAAAGATATATAAGCCTTATTTTAAAAGCTTTAGAATTATTTTGATTAATTAAATCAGAACTATTTACGACTGTTAACGCCAACATTAAACTAAAAAATATTTGCATTGTTGGTCTGTACATTGGGAAGTTAAAGAATGAGTCAACACCATAAATAATTAACAATAACAAAACCAGACAAGCAATTGTTTTTGTTTCATTATTCGGTGATTTTAGAGCTTTTTTAAGATTTATAAAAAAAACTGTAATAAATAGAGAAAGATAGATTAGACCATTTAGCACTCCTGTTTCTGCTAGAATTTCAAAAAAGTCATTATGAGCATGTA is a window encoding:
- a CDS encoding winged helix-turn-helix transcriptional regulator translates to MSKFRLDEVDHQILDMLIDNTRVPFTDIAKKLLISAGTVHVRVKKMEDAGIIMGSSLALDYDKLGYSFIAYVGVFLNNTSQTKFVLERINQIPFVTVASVTTGKFNIFCKIRAKDTKHAKEVIFMIDDIEGVYRTETMISLEESINDKKRLMHTIFKNM
- a CDS encoding phosphoenolpyruvate carboxylase yields the protein MYTLPKIERFNQDVLSKYHIYNSVFITLPFDSIDNTGALLPLFTETCETGFKKQETPKEIFNYFSDRYLNNASESEKIDLMFRFIQYIERQIVLFDAIEDAAFPEVNNMEGRGSLRDIKEKSDAKEKDDQLIEFLENFNVRTVLTAHPTQFYPGPVLGIINDLTDAIRLNDLLKIKQLLAQLGKTPFIQNEKPNPYDEAVSLIWYLENVFYATSGEIVHYLQKNILDGNAIQNQLIKLGFWPGGDRDGNPFVTTDITLKVADRLRTSILKCYYIEMRSLKRKLTFSGVDTLVADLEHKLYRSVFYSKGEIYITLEELLSQLNKIREIIIEKHQSLYLDELEAFLVKINLFGFHFATLDIRQNSKIHNIVFKDVVDYYLNSGSDVFPKNYFELSENEKLVVLSNVKGELNPADFENEITQSTLESVQAIKTIQNANGEFGANRYIISNNESALNVMETFAMIRLNNWENPTVDIIPLFESVDDLQNAHEIMEQLYTNSEYSKHLQARGNKQTIMLGFSDGTKDGGYLMANWSIYQAKIALTEISRQYGIKAIFFDGRGGPPARGGGKTHKFYASLGPKIENNEIQITVQGQTISSNFGTLDSCRYNIENLLTAGVTNQVFSKGKNELSSDETQILTQLADLGYEKYLSFKNHPKFIPYLEKMSTLKYYSKTNIGSRPSKRSKSESLDFADLRAIPFVGSWSQLKQNVPGFFGVGTALKYFEENGQWDKVHDLYHNSLFFKTLLENSMMSLAKSFLPLTAYMRNDPEFGEFWQIIFDEFQETKRLLLKIAGHKTLMENYPDGIASIQVRERIVLPLLTIQQYALLRINELNKENTPNEDLVKVYEKIVTRSLFGNTNASRNSA
- a CDS encoding DinB family protein, yielding MNADQLIENEYSGGFATYIKEAGNVNLFEELEISLHDFIKFVQNIPMDKFDYRYAEGKWTIKDIIQHIMDCERIFAYRALRFSRNDKTPLPSFEEDDYANSTDAGSRSIQSLLTELSALRHSNLLFFKSLSEEQLKRIGTASGIQISVRALGFTIIGHQKHHQKVFEERYL
- the recQ gene encoding DNA helicase RecQ, producing MNSEILHAKLKENFGFEKFRPNQETIINTILSGQDTLAIMPTGGGKSICFQLPALVLPGITIVISPLIALMKDQVDSLKTNGINACYINSSQSSEEQQFYIDNLKSNKFKLVYIAPESLSYLDVVFNELTISLIAIDEAHCISSWGHDFRPAYTNLGYLKSRFPSTPVLALTATADKATRTDITKQLKLRNPKTFVASFDRKNLSLEVRPALDRVKQIIDFVEKKPNESGIIYCLSRKTTEELAQKLQKNGVKAKAYHAGLENKLRAKTQDEFINDDCQVVCATIAFGMGIDKSNVRWVIHYNLPKNIEGYYQEIGRAGRDGLPAETVLFESYADVIQLQKFASEGLNSDVQLAKLERMKQYADALSCRRKILLSYFGELVKENCGNCDICKNPPKFFDGTILAQKALSAISRLQESESLAVIVDFLRGSRNAYIYEKNYQDLKTYGIGADISWYDWNQYLIQLINLGYCEIAFHQHNKILLTPFAKKVLFEGEKVKLTTVVKKVIDKNEIKEAKPKAAKNSLFEILRKLRYEISKDEEVPAYVIFSDAALRQMETLRPMSDEEFLAIDGVGKAKLEKYGQEFIDAITYYQKVKTEKAKVKKESNTYKTTLAFFKEGNSIEEIAEKRNLGQSTIVSHLAKLYIDGEDLDLSQFVTDTEVKQLHKAQVELEYPAALKPYYDHFEEKMSYDKIRFGLAFIERHKDDDEKLKIKAYSVDEKRLENPEAYKKWSSEEDANLVHNFYQGKKVEEIAVLLGRNEGAINSRLKKLELKK
- a CDS encoding DNA primase, producing the protein MKRVIVDYAKLTNEILNLLVEKFPDGYDDSDVIRFRNAKNELIEAVEVRTEDTIYLVKISTKLADRIENYDEDDDIDLDVDTIEPVKGLDLDDDSDDDDDDDDTQDKPDTDGGDDDDEDRDPDDIADEDDEDDED
- a CDS encoding deoxyhypusine synthase family protein, encoding MKGPISQFIEKHYLHFNSASLVDAAKAYEQQLANGAKMMVSMAGAMSTAEIGKIFAEIIRQDKVQIISCTGANLEEDIMNLVAHSHYERVPNYRDLTPEDEWALLERGLNRVTDTCIPEHEAFRRLQKHIYKIWKDADDKGERYFPHEFMYKMLLSGVLEEYYEIDLKDSWMYAAAEKNLPIIVPGWEDSTMGNIFASYVIKGELKASTMKSGIEYMTFLADWYPKNSTNGIGFFQIGGGIAGDFPICVVPMLYQDMEMHDIPFWSYFCQISDSTTSYGSYSGAVPNEKITWGKLDIKTPKFIIESDATIVAPLIFAYLLDL
- a CDS encoding arginine decarboxylase: MNTKYSDLINQTYYFPQTEFKLNKDNLQFHNIDLMKLVEQYGTPLKFTYLPQISENINKAKAWFRKSMEKNKYDAKYYYCYCTKSSHFEYIMNEAFKNNIHIETSSAFDVNIVENLLENGKINKSTYVICNGFKRDEYISNIARLINSGHKNTIPIIDNYEELDLLQAEIKGKFKIGIRIAAEEEPKFEFYTSRLGIGYKNIVSFYKKQIQENDKLELKMLHFFINTGINDTSYYWNELVKCIKVYIALKKECPTLDGLNIGGGFPIKNSLAFEYDYQYMIDEIINQIKIACDEAEVDVPNIFTEFGSFTVGESGGAIYQILYQKQQNDREKWNMIDSSFITTLPDTWAINKRFIMLAVNRWNDTYERVLLGGLTCDSDDYYNSEQNMNAIYLPKYSKEKPLYIGFFNTGAYQETIGGYGGLHHCLIPQPKHILIDRDENGILATEVFSEQQTSDDVLKILGYTKKA
- the aroB gene encoding 3-dehydroquinate synthase; this translates as MQSIQANNYLVHFNQNAYEALNNHLKETKYSNLFIIVDNETNEYCLPKLLPLLETDLTIEIIEFESGEINKNIETCIEIWKVLTELGADRKSLVINLGGGVVTDLGGFVASTFKRGVDFINIPTTLLSMVDASVGGKTGVDLGNLKNQIGVINVPQMVLIDTDYLQTLPQSEMRSGLAEMLKHGLIYDAVYWKQFLDLQAIDFADFDELIYRSVEIKNEIVIQDPTEKNIRKALNFGHTLGHAIEGYFLESETKTTLLHGEAIAIGMILESYISLHKGLITAEEYAEIKTAIKGIYDDVIIEENDIDPILELLIHDKKNEYGLIQFALIEGIGKIKINQSVENKLILDAFQDYKS